In Kitasatospora sp. NBC_00240, the following are encoded in one genomic region:
- a CDS encoding SDR family NAD(P)-dependent oxidoreductase produces MTTTLITGANKGLGHETARRLLAAGHTVWLGARDIERGTAAAAGLGARFVHLDVTDDTSVAAAVATVEAAGGLDVLVNNAGIEVRSPDGGIIGAAELTADVMREVFETNVFGLVRVAHAFLPLLERSAAPVMVNISSGTASLAQAGKGYPGVAYPVSKTAVNMLTVQFAKAFPLMRINAVEPGYTATDLNRHEGTQTVEQGAEAIVRTALLGPDGPTGGYFDLAGRLPW; encoded by the coding sequence ATGACGACAACCTTGATCACCGGGGCCAACAAGGGCCTCGGCCACGAGACCGCCCGCCGCCTGCTCGCCGCGGGGCACACCGTCTGGCTGGGGGCGCGTGACATCGAGCGGGGCACGGCGGCGGCCGCCGGGCTCGGCGCCCGGTTCGTCCACCTCGATGTCACCGACGACACGTCGGTCGCCGCCGCGGTCGCCACCGTGGAGGCCGCCGGCGGCCTGGACGTCCTGGTCAACAACGCCGGCATCGAAGTGCGGTCACCGGACGGCGGCATCATCGGTGCCGCGGAGCTGACCGCCGACGTGATGCGGGAGGTGTTCGAGACCAACGTGTTCGGCCTGGTCCGGGTGGCCCACGCCTTCCTGCCGCTGCTGGAACGCTCCGCCGCCCCGGTGATGGTGAACATCAGCAGCGGCACCGCCTCGCTGGCCCAGGCCGGCAAGGGGTACCCGGGAGTCGCTTACCCGGTCTCCAAGACCGCGGTCAACATGCTCACCGTGCAGTTCGCGAAGGCGTTCCCCCTGATGCGGATCAACGCCGTGGAGCCCGGCTACACCGCGACGGACCTCAACCGGCACGAAGGCACGCAGACCGTCGAGCAGGGCGCCGAGGCCATCGTCCGGACGGCCCTGCTGGGACCGGACGGCCCGACCGGCGGCTACTTCGACCTGGCGGGCCGGCTCCCCTGGTAG
- a CDS encoding DapH/DapD/GlmU-related protein produces the protein MSITRSLFSAARTAGRRAAGRLVHRGWGWVQRAGAVSNDNPGPYRFGELGDGTKLAFPLGAVFNEQWITIGPFSIIGERVTISAGFLPGLDLGPEPIVRIGGGCVIGRDSHIVGHQSIVLGDDVWTGPGVYISDQAHEYRSTDLPIGKQWPRNEPVEIGAGSWIGTGAVILPGARLGRNVVVAAGSVVRGEVPDHSVVAGAPAKVVRSWTPDEGWQPPFRNDAPSPIPEGVTAEQLRALVGWDLRLPGEGAAQ, from the coding sequence ATGTCGATCACCCGTTCGCTGTTCTCCGCCGCCCGGACCGCCGGTCGTCGCGCCGCCGGACGGCTGGTGCACCGAGGGTGGGGGTGGGTGCAGCGGGCCGGCGCCGTCTCCAACGACAACCCCGGCCCGTACCGCTTCGGCGAGTTGGGGGACGGCACCAAGCTGGCCTTCCCGCTCGGCGCGGTGTTCAACGAGCAGTGGATCACCATCGGACCGTTCTCGATCATCGGCGAGCGGGTCACCATCAGCGCGGGCTTCCTGCCCGGCCTCGACCTCGGCCCGGAGCCGATCGTGCGGATCGGCGGCGGCTGCGTGATCGGCCGGGACAGCCACATCGTCGGCCACCAGTCGATCGTGCTCGGCGACGACGTCTGGACCGGCCCCGGCGTCTACATCTCCGACCAGGCCCACGAGTACCGCTCGACCGACCTGCCGATCGGCAAGCAGTGGCCGCGCAACGAGCCGGTGGAGATCGGCGCGGGCAGCTGGATCGGCACCGGCGCGGTGATCCTGCCCGGTGCGCGACTGGGCCGCAACGTGGTGGTGGCGGCCGGCTCGGTGGTGCGCGGCGAGGTGCCCGACCACAGCGTGGTGGCCGGCGCCCCGGCGAAGGTGGTCCGCAGCTGGACACCGGACGAGGGCTGGCAGCCGCCGTTCCGCAACGACGCCCCGAGCCCGATCCCGGAGGGCGTCACCGCCGAACAGCTGCGCGCCCTGGTCGGCTGGGACCTCCGCCTGCCCGGCGAGGGCGCCGCGCAGTGA
- a CDS encoding helix-turn-helix domain-containing protein, with protein sequence MHRFRLDTADLAATSFALSPLQEAVLSLRMWTHPGVYVWQTPGFERLRPTFEQLDCGPLLCSLIATNRWVPDFLTPRPPNPAPDFRAELAVLRATPPERLRTELEQAYLPHDRTIPEPLAAGLDDPAGLLARIADAIEVYWERCLAPQWWPRARAVLEADLVHRSRVLAHYGAAALFAELDGRLRWADGVLAIHRKWETLDGDVPVDGRGLVLVPTFFARGAITSISDDHPPMISYPARGQATMAGAPASPPTSHALELLLGAPKARLLGLLAEPASTTELARRLGVTPGAVSQHLAVLFDTRLVTRARHGRSVLYVRSALGDELAGR encoded by the coding sequence GTGCACCGGTTCCGGCTCGACACGGCGGATCTCGCCGCGACCTCGTTCGCCCTGTCACCGCTCCAGGAAGCGGTGCTCAGCCTGCGGATGTGGACCCACCCCGGCGTGTACGTCTGGCAGACCCCGGGCTTCGAGCGGCTGCGCCCGACCTTCGAGCAGCTCGACTGCGGGCCTTTGCTCTGCTCGCTGATCGCGACCAACCGCTGGGTGCCGGACTTCCTGACACCGCGTCCGCCGAACCCCGCCCCGGACTTCCGCGCCGAGCTGGCGGTGCTGCGGGCCACCCCGCCCGAACGGCTGCGCACCGAACTGGAACAGGCCTACCTGCCGCACGACCGGACGATCCCCGAACCGCTCGCCGCCGGGCTGGACGACCCCGCCGGACTGCTGGCCCGGATCGCCGACGCGATCGAGGTGTACTGGGAGCGCTGCCTGGCCCCGCAGTGGTGGCCGCGGGCCCGCGCGGTGCTGGAGGCCGACCTGGTGCACCGCTCGCGGGTGCTGGCGCACTACGGCGCGGCGGCGCTCTTCGCGGAACTCGACGGCCGGCTGCGCTGGGCCGACGGCGTGCTGGCGATCCACCGCAAGTGGGAGACCCTCGACGGGGACGTACCGGTGGACGGCCGCGGCCTGGTGCTGGTGCCGACCTTCTTCGCCCGGGGGGCCATCACGTCGATCAGCGACGACCACCCGCCGATGATCAGCTACCCGGCACGCGGGCAGGCGACGATGGCCGGCGCGCCCGCGTCCCCGCCGACCTCGCACGCGCTGGAGCTGTTGCTGGGCGCCCCCAAGGCCCGGCTGCTGGGCCTGCTGGCCGAGCCCGCCTCCACCACCGAGCTGGCCCGCCGGCTGGGCGTGACCCCCGGCGCGGTGAGCCAGCACCTGGCGGTGCTCTTCGACACCCGGTTGGTCACCCGCGCCCGGCACGGCCGTTCGGTGCTGTACGTCCGGAGCGCGCTCGGGGACGAACTGGCGGGGCGCTAG
- a CDS encoding MFS transporter: MTTTPTGVPAAMSESGAPAAVPARGPSRLLHPDPMVRRLARLTLLNCLGNGLSLAVAVLFFTRVLGLSAAQLGFGLTVAGLCGVAASIPAGRAADRWGIRRVLVVLVALEAVGTAGYALVDGYVAFVLLACAVTAADRGSSAVRNALYAEVLPADRRVAGRAYLRVVTNVGMCLGTALGAVVLQVDTRAAYVTAILLDALSFAVVAVLYGRIRIAPPAGMPTGPDAGAGTGTGGGGGAKADPGSGGRTGGRGPNPALRNGPFLAVTALNAVLCLQFAMLEVGVPLWIVKQTQAPRIVVAGTLVVNTVLVVALQVRATRGTERPELAARACGRGGLLLAGSSVVLGLAHGLSATAAAVVVLGGIALQALGEVLSQAGGWALGYDLAGEGAHGSYQGVFNAGTSAAMMIGPVLVSTAVIGYGLAGWAVLGAVFAAAGLAMAPAVRWAARRSSVAAAVAAV; this comes from the coding sequence ATGACCACCACACCCACCGGGGTGCCGGCCGCCATGAGCGAATCCGGTGCCCCCGCCGCCGTCCCCGCCCGCGGTCCGTCCCGGCTGCTGCACCCCGACCCGATGGTGCGCCGGCTCGCCCGGCTGACCCTGCTCAACTGCCTCGGCAACGGCCTCTCGCTCGCCGTCGCGGTGCTGTTCTTCACCCGGGTGCTCGGCCTCTCCGCCGCACAACTCGGCTTCGGACTCACCGTCGCGGGCCTGTGCGGGGTCGCGGCGAGCATCCCGGCCGGGCGGGCCGCCGACCGCTGGGGCATCCGACGGGTGCTGGTCGTGCTGGTCGCCCTGGAGGCGGTCGGCACGGCCGGGTACGCCCTGGTCGACGGCTACGTCGCCTTCGTGCTGCTGGCCTGCGCGGTGACCGCCGCCGACCGGGGCTCCTCGGCGGTGCGCAACGCGCTGTACGCCGAAGTCCTGCCCGCCGACCGCCGGGTGGCCGGCCGCGCCTACCTCCGGGTGGTCACCAACGTCGGGATGTGCCTGGGCACGGCGCTCGGCGCCGTCGTCCTGCAGGTGGACACCCGCGCCGCCTACGTCACCGCGATCCTGCTGGACGCCCTCTCGTTCGCGGTGGTGGCCGTCCTCTACGGCCGGATCCGGATCGCCCCGCCCGCCGGTATGCCCACCGGCCCGGACGCCGGGGCGGGCACGGGCACGGGCGGGGGCGGGGGCGCGAAGGCAGACCCGGGCTCCGGGGGGCGGACCGGCGGGCGCGGGCCGAACCCGGCGCTGCGCAACGGACCGTTCCTCGCCGTGACGGCGCTCAACGCCGTGCTCTGCCTGCAGTTCGCGATGCTGGAGGTCGGGGTGCCGCTGTGGATCGTCAAGCAGACGCAGGCGCCGCGGATCGTGGTGGCCGGCACCCTGGTGGTGAACACGGTGCTGGTGGTGGCCCTCCAGGTGCGCGCCACCCGGGGCACCGAACGCCCGGAGCTGGCGGCCCGGGCCTGCGGCCGGGGCGGACTGCTGCTGGCCGGGTCGAGCGTGGTGCTGGGGCTCGCCCACGGCCTGTCGGCCACGGCCGCCGCCGTGGTGGTGCTGGGCGGGATCGCCCTGCAGGCCCTCGGCGAGGTGCTCAGCCAGGCGGGCGGCTGGGCACTGGGCTACGACCTCGCGGGCGAGGGTGCGCACGGCTCCTACCAGGGTGTCTTCAACGCGGGTACCTCCGCCGCGATGATGATCGGACCGGTGCTGGTCAGTACCGCCGTGATCGGGTACGGCCTGGCCGGCTGGGCGGTGCTCGGCGCGGTCTTCGCCGCGGCCGGGCTGGCGATGGCGCCGGCCGTCCGCTGGGCCGCGCGCCGCAGCTCGGTGGCCGCGGCGGTGGCAGCGGTTTGA
- a CDS encoding ATP-grasp domain-containing protein — protein MTTGPTIPGSTTSTATTGASTAGPAARLLLLAPRINETGLQLRTVAHRRGLQARTAPAYRVPEDLPATAAVHVYGGPLFADAVGQELGLALLDAAPDWLTTLPAALTGRRIECLPLVEARRLRRPAFLKPPVDKLFPARIHPDGSGLPGPDALDDDTLVLVSDIVAFAREYRLFVLDGAVHAASRYAVDGALSVAPLDADPHREQALAFAAEVLAGCAGSLPSAVVVDVGLLAGSGAWSVVEANPAWASGGYACDPDAVLDVVLRAAGPAADVRDGDRRFCRDLPQVVR, from the coding sequence ATGACCACCGGCCCGACCATTCCCGGCAGCACGACCAGCACCGCCACGACCGGCGCCAGCACCGCCGGCCCCGCCGCCCGCCTGCTCCTGCTCGCGCCCCGGATCAACGAGACCGGGCTCCAGCTGCGCACCGTCGCGCACCGACGTGGCCTGCAGGCCCGGACGGCCCCCGCCTATCGGGTGCCGGAGGACCTGCCCGCGACGGCGGCCGTCCACGTGTACGGCGGGCCGCTGTTCGCCGACGCGGTCGGCCAGGAGCTGGGCCTCGCCCTGCTGGACGCCGCGCCGGACTGGCTGACCACCCTGCCGGCCGCGCTGACCGGGCGCCGGATCGAGTGCCTCCCGCTGGTCGAGGCGCGCCGGCTGCGCCGCCCGGCGTTCCTCAAACCCCCGGTGGACAAGCTGTTCCCGGCCCGGATCCACCCGGACGGCAGCGGCCTGCCCGGCCCGGACGCGCTGGACGACGACACCCTCGTCCTGGTCAGCGACATCGTCGCCTTCGCCCGGGAGTACCGGCTGTTCGTCCTGGACGGCGCGGTGCACGCGGCCAGCCGGTACGCGGTGGACGGCGCGCTGTCCGTGGCGCCGCTGGACGCCGACCCGCACCGCGAGCAGGCGCTGGCCTTCGCGGCCGAGGTGCTGGCCGGCTGCGCCGGCAGCCTGCCGAGCGCGGTCGTGGTCGACGTCGGACTGCTCGCGGGGTCCGGGGCCTGGAGCGTGGTGGAGGCCAATCCGGCCTGGGCCAGCGGCGGTTACGCCTGCGACCCGGACGCGGTGCTGGACGTGGTGCTGCGCGCGGCCGGCCCGGCCGCCGACGTCCGGGACGGCGACCGCCGGTTCTGCCGGGACCTCCCGCAGGTGGTCCGCTGA
- a CDS encoding geranylgeranyl reductase family protein, giving the protein MWDVVVVGAGPAGSSAAHAAAAQGRRVLLLDKAEHPRYKTCGGGIIGPSRDSLPPDFVLPLQDRVHAVTFAYNGRFTRTRRSKRMLFGLVNRDEFDLRLVQAAKQAGAVLVTGVTVSGVEQRGGDHRTVVVTATDGRSFEARAVVGADGSAGRIGRHVGVTFDQIDLGLEAEIPVPAEVSRHWAGRIHLDWGPLPGSYGWVFPKTDSGSLTVGVISARGDGERTKQYLADYIRRLGLAGFTPSVESGHLTRCRSEDSPLSRGRVLVAGDAAGLLEPWTREGISYALRSGRLAGEWAVKVAEANGSTDVRRQTLNYAFAIKAGLGVEMRAGKQMLAAFERRPHLFHAAVCLVDPAWRAFARTTQGHTTFAQVLRQYRAARRLSALASR; this is encoded by the coding sequence ATCTGGGACGTGGTGGTGGTCGGCGCCGGGCCGGCCGGATCCTCCGCCGCCCACGCCGCCGCCGCGCAGGGCCGCCGGGTGCTGCTCCTCGACAAGGCCGAGCACCCCCGCTACAAGACCTGCGGCGGCGGCATCATCGGCCCCTCCAGGGACAGCCTGCCGCCGGACTTCGTCCTGCCGCTGCAGGACCGCGTGCATGCCGTCACCTTCGCCTACAACGGGCGCTTCACCCGCACCCGGCGCTCCAAGCGGATGCTGTTCGGCCTGGTCAACCGGGACGAGTTCGACCTGCGCCTGGTGCAGGCCGCCAAGCAGGCCGGCGCCGTGCTGGTGACCGGAGTGACCGTCAGCGGCGTGGAGCAGCGCGGCGGCGACCACCGGACGGTCGTCGTCACCGCCACCGACGGGCGCAGCTTCGAGGCGCGCGCGGTGGTCGGCGCGGACGGCAGCGCCGGCCGGATCGGCCGCCACGTCGGGGTGACCTTCGACCAGATCGACCTCGGCCTGGAGGCGGAGATCCCCGTCCCGGCGGAGGTCTCCCGGCACTGGGCCGGCCGGATCCACCTCGACTGGGGGCCGCTGCCCGGCAGTTACGGCTGGGTCTTCCCCAAGACCGACTCGGGCAGCCTCACCGTCGGTGTCATCTCCGCCCGCGGCGACGGCGAGCGCACCAAGCAGTACCTCGCCGACTACATCCGCCGCCTCGGCCTGGCCGGGTTCACCCCGAGCGTGGAGTCCGGGCACCTGACCCGCTGCCGCTCCGAGGACTCGCCGCTCAGCCGGGGCCGGGTGCTGGTCGCCGGCGACGCCGCCGGCCTGCTGGAGCCGTGGACCCGGGAGGGCATCTCGTACGCGCTGCGCTCCGGCCGGCTCGCGGGGGAGTGGGCCGTGAAGGTCGCCGAGGCGAACGGCAGCACCGATGTGCGGCGCCAGACCCTCAACTACGCCTTCGCGATCAAGGCGGGCCTCGGCGTGGAGATGCGCGCCGGCAAGCAGATGCTGGCGGCCTTCGAGCGCCGCCCGCACCTCTTCCACGCGGCCGTCTGCCTGGTCGACCCGGCCTGGCGGGCCTTCGCCCGCACCACCCAGGGGCACACCACCTTCGCCCAGGTGCTGCGGCAGTACCGCGCGGCGCGGCGGCTCTCGGCGCTCGCCTCGCGCTGA
- a CDS encoding GNAT family N-acetyltransferase — protein MTDRLNVRPYTPADEDTAVQIWARAARLAHPFLADEGTGAREQKMREVYLVQADHWIAELDGVPAGVLGLLGAEIGGLFVAPEAQGRGVGRALVRQAALLHGALTLEVYEKNTAARRFYARVGFTEQSRRPDEEYDEVLLKLARPAP, from the coding sequence ATGACCGACAGGCTGAACGTCCGCCCCTACACCCCGGCGGACGAGGACACGGCGGTGCAGATCTGGGCCCGGGCCGCCCGCCTCGCCCACCCCTTCCTCGCGGACGAGGGAACGGGTGCCCGCGAGCAGAAGATGCGCGAGGTGTACCTGGTCCAGGCCGACCACTGGATCGCCGAACTCGACGGCGTCCCGGCGGGGGTGCTCGGTCTTCTCGGCGCCGAGATCGGCGGCCTCTTCGTCGCTCCCGAGGCCCAGGGCCGGGGCGTCGGCCGGGCGCTGGTCCGGCAGGCGGCGCTCCTGCACGGCGCCCTGACCCTGGAGGTCTACGAGAAGAACACCGCGGCCCGGCGGTTCTACGCCCGGGTGGGCTTCACCGAGCAGAGCCGGCGCCCCGACGAGGAGTACGACGAGGTGCTGCTGAAGCTGGCCCGGCCGGCGCCCTGA
- a CDS encoding maleylpyruvate isomerase family mycothiol-dependent enzyme encodes MQITEHIEALRREGEFLADAAAATDLAAPVPTCPGWLLRDLVLHTGQVHRWAAAHVAQARTEPLDEAGQEAAWGPAPADAELVEWFRAGHAGLLTALRDAPADLDCWTFLPAPSPLAFWARRQAHETAVHRFDAEAAAGPTGPPTGTGPALDGIDELLRGMLVRPRAKLRSERPRTLAVRPTDGPGAWLVTITGEPVTVSLTDGPADLTLTGPARDLFLLLWNRLRPEDVGCEGDRTLLDLWREAAVITWS; translated from the coding sequence ATGCAGATAACCGAGCACATCGAAGCCCTGCGCCGGGAGGGCGAGTTCCTCGCCGACGCGGCCGCCGCCACCGACCTCGCCGCGCCCGTCCCCACCTGCCCCGGCTGGCTGCTGCGCGACCTCGTCCTGCACACCGGCCAGGTGCACCGCTGGGCCGCCGCCCACGTCGCGCAGGCCCGCACCGAGCCCCTCGACGAGGCGGGCCAGGAGGCGGCCTGGGGGCCCGCCCCGGCCGACGCCGAGCTGGTCGAATGGTTCCGGGCCGGCCATGCCGGGCTGCTGACCGCGCTGCGTGACGCCCCCGCCGACCTGGACTGCTGGACCTTCCTGCCCGCGCCCTCGCCGCTCGCCTTCTGGGCCCGCCGGCAGGCCCACGAAACGGCCGTCCACCGCTTCGACGCCGAGGCGGCGGCCGGTCCGACCGGACCGCCGACCGGCACCGGGCCGGCGCTGGACGGGATCGACGAGCTGCTGCGGGGCATGCTGGTCCGCCCGCGCGCCAAGCTGCGCAGCGAGCGGCCCCGCACCCTGGCCGTCCGGCCCACCGACGGCCCCGGGGCCTGGCTGGTGACCATCACCGGGGAGCCGGTCACGGTCTCGCTCACGGACGGCCCCGCCGACCTCACCCTGACCGGGCCGGCCCGCGACCTGTTCCTGCTGCTCTGGAACCGGCTGCGGCCGGAGGACGTCGGGTGCGAGGGCGACCGCACGCTGCTGGACCTCTGGCGGGAGGCCGCGGTCATCACCTGGAGCTGA
- a CDS encoding enoyl-CoA hydratase family protein, whose product MTREVPFVRVSTADAVTTLELDSPHNRNALSTRLMAELTAGLAAAAADPAVRAVVLGHTGKVFCAGADLSEATGSDPTVGPRGLVDLQRALLDCPKPVIAVIDGHVRAGGLGLVGAADLAIAGPASTFAFTEVRLGLAPAVISLPLRPKLQPRAASRYYLTGETFDAAEAARIGLVTEAAEDVPGALKSLLDALRLGSPQGLAESKRLANAEVVRSFERDADELVALSARLFGSAEAQQGMRAFLERRPAPWAE is encoded by the coding sequence ATGACCCGCGAAGTACCCTTCGTCCGCGTCAGCACCGCCGACGCCGTCACCACCCTCGAACTCGACTCCCCGCACAACCGCAACGCGCTCTCCACCCGCCTGATGGCCGAGCTCACCGCGGGGCTCGCCGCGGCGGCGGCCGACCCGGCGGTCCGGGCCGTGGTGCTCGGCCACACCGGCAAGGTGTTCTGCGCCGGCGCCGACCTGTCGGAGGCCACCGGCTCCGACCCGACGGTCGGGCCGCGCGGGCTGGTCGACCTGCAGCGGGCCCTGCTGGACTGCCCCAAGCCGGTGATCGCGGTGATCGACGGGCACGTCCGGGCTGGCGGCCTCGGCCTGGTGGGCGCCGCCGACCTGGCGATCGCCGGGCCCGCCTCCACCTTCGCCTTCACCGAGGTGCGGCTCGGGCTGGCGCCCGCCGTCATCTCGCTGCCGCTGCGCCCCAAGCTGCAGCCGCGCGCGGCCTCCCGCTACTACCTCACGGGGGAGACCTTCGACGCGGCCGAGGCGGCCCGGATCGGGCTGGTCACCGAGGCCGCCGAGGACGTGCCCGGCGCGTTGAAGTCGCTGCTGGACGCGCTGCGGCTGGGCTCGCCGCAGGGTCTCGCCGAGTCGAAGCGGCTCGCCAACGCCGAGGTGGTGCGCTCCTTCGAGCGGGACGCGGACGAGCTGGTCGCGCTGTCGGCGCGGCTGTTCGGCTCGGCCGAGGCGCAGCAGGGCATGCGGGCCTTCCTGGAGCGTCGGCCGGCGCCCTGGGCGGAGTGA
- a CDS encoding glycosyl hydrolase family 18 protein, producing MSAQHRAGRRRTRRRVASLLTALLLPLAAITALAAPAHAAGKLTAAFTSADNGSWWKGTYIVHNDNATAVSGWTLEFDLPAGVTISGSYNGDATVSGRHVTAKNAYYNANVAAHGTTEPYSFWFVAGGPIGTPTGCRINGDKCDGSSDVLPGAPGTPQVTESTAHSLALSWPAATAGDFPVASYEVLSGATVLATSTTTSVLATGLTPATAYSLAVRAKDTRGNTGPLGASVAARTVDPATDTSPPTAPGALRSTAVTSSSITLAWTAAADNQRISAYDVYQGATLVQTVTGATTTATVAGLSPSTAYTFTVKARDPADNASPASNALTVSTGDLVGPGKYARVGYFTQWGIYGRQYFVKNLDTSGSAAKLDVVNYAFENIDPVNLTCLAGVTKGTTADPQDPDQGTGAGDADADYARPMSAAQSVDGVADDGWGPLRGNLGQLKKLKAKYPNLKVVVSLGGWTYSKYFSDAAATDASRKKLVASCLDIWIKGNLPLYNGAGGPGVGAGIFDGIDLDWEWPGSADGHAGNHWSAADKDNLTLLLAEFRKQLDALGGSHKLLTAFTPADPVKINQGWDLSKIFTYLDIANVQGYDFHGAGSDNSWEPNRAGHQANLYADTQDPYTFHFSVDAAVQAYLTAGVNPRKLTIGFPFYGRGWQGVTAGGANGEWQAATGAAPGQFAEEAGTRGYNNLLAGVPDLTVHHDTQSISTYGYTGAGGQWWSFDDPWSIGQKTAYLKSKGLLGSMIWEMSGDTPTGTLITALDNGLK from the coding sequence ATGTCCGCACAGCACCGCGCCGGCCGGCGCAGAACGCGCCGCAGGGTGGCTTCCCTGCTCACCGCACTGCTCCTGCCACTGGCCGCGATCACCGCCCTGGCCGCCCCGGCGCACGCCGCCGGCAAACTCACCGCCGCCTTCACCAGCGCCGACAACGGCTCCTGGTGGAAGGGCACCTACATCGTCCACAACGACAACGCCACCGCGGTCTCCGGCTGGACGCTGGAGTTCGACCTCCCGGCGGGCGTGACCATCAGCGGCAGCTACAACGGCGACGCCACCGTGAGCGGCCGCCACGTCACCGCCAAGAACGCCTACTACAACGCCAACGTCGCCGCGCACGGCACCACCGAGCCCTACAGCTTCTGGTTCGTGGCAGGCGGCCCGATCGGTACGCCGACCGGCTGCCGGATCAACGGCGACAAGTGCGACGGCAGTTCGGACGTCCTGCCGGGCGCGCCCGGCACCCCGCAGGTCACCGAGTCGACGGCGCACAGCCTCGCGCTCAGCTGGCCGGCCGCCACCGCCGGGGACTTCCCGGTCGCCTCGTACGAGGTGCTCAGCGGCGCCACCGTACTGGCCACCTCCACCACCACCTCGGTCCTGGCCACCGGCCTGACCCCGGCGACGGCGTACAGCCTGGCCGTCCGGGCCAAGGACACCCGGGGCAACACCGGCCCGCTCGGCGCGAGCGTCGCCGCACGCACCGTCGACCCGGCCACCGACACCTCCCCGCCGACCGCGCCGGGCGCCCTGCGCAGCACGGCCGTCACCTCGTCCTCGATCACGCTCGCCTGGACGGCGGCCGCCGACAACCAGCGGATCTCCGCCTACGACGTCTACCAGGGCGCCACCCTGGTGCAGACGGTCACCGGCGCCACCACCACGGCGACCGTCGCCGGCCTCTCCCCGTCCACCGCCTACACCTTCACGGTGAAGGCCCGCGACCCCGCCGACAACGCCTCACCGGCCTCCAACGCGCTGACCGTCAGCACCGGCGACCTGGTCGGCCCCGGCAAGTACGCCCGGGTCGGGTACTTCACCCAGTGGGGCATCTACGGCCGCCAGTACTTCGTGAAGAACCTCGACACCTCGGGCAGCGCGGCCAAGCTGGACGTCGTCAACTACGCCTTCGAGAACATCGACCCGGTCAACCTGACCTGCCTGGCCGGCGTCACCAAGGGCACCACCGCCGACCCGCAGGACCCGGACCAGGGCACCGGCGCGGGCGACGCGGACGCCGACTACGCCCGGCCGATGAGCGCGGCGCAGTCGGTGGACGGCGTGGCGGACGACGGCTGGGGCCCGCTGCGCGGCAACCTCGGCCAGCTGAAGAAGCTCAAGGCCAAGTACCCGAACCTCAAGGTGGTCGTCTCGCTGGGCGGCTGGACGTACTCCAAGTACTTCTCGGACGCGGCCGCCACCGACGCCTCCCGCAAGAAGCTGGTCGCCTCCTGCCTCGACATCTGGATCAAGGGCAACCTGCCGCTCTACAACGGCGCGGGCGGCCCGGGCGTGGGGGCCGGCATCTTCGACGGCATCGACCTCGACTGGGAGTGGCCCGGCTCGGCCGACGGCCACGCCGGCAACCACTGGAGCGCGGCCGACAAGGACAACCTGACCCTGCTGCTGGCGGAGTTCCGCAAGCAGCTGGACGCCCTGGGCGGCTCGCACAAGCTGCTCACCGCCTTCACCCCGGCCGACCCGGTCAAGATCAACCAGGGCTGGGACCTGTCCAAGATCTTCACCTACCTGGACATCGCCAACGTCCAGGGCTACGACTTCCACGGCGCCGGCAGCGACAACTCCTGGGAGCCGAACCGCGCCGGCCACCAGGCCAACCTCTACGCCGACACCCAGGACCCGTACACCTTCCACTTCAGCGTGGACGCCGCCGTCCAGGCCTACCTCACCGCCGGGGTGAACCCGCGCAAGCTCACCATCGGGTTCCCGTTCTACGGCCGGGGCTGGCAGGGCGTCACCGCCGGCGGGGCGAACGGCGAGTGGCAGGCGGCGACCGGCGCGGCGCCGGGCCAGTTCGCCGAGGAGGCCGGCACCAGGGGGTACAACAACCTGCTGGCCGGCGTCCCCGACCTGACCGTCCACCACGACACCCAGTCGATCTCGACCTACGGCTACACCGGCGCCGGCGGCCAGTGGTGGTCCTTCGACGACCCCTGGTCGATCGGCCAGAAGACCGCCTACCTGAAGTCCAAGGGCCTGCTGGGCAGCATGATCTGGGAGATGTCCGGCGACACCCCCACCGGCACCCTGATCACCGCGCTCGACAACGGCCTCAAGTAA